The genomic window ACATTTTCATGTATTATATAAGCACTTCTCTCACTGACAAATTTTCACAATTTAGATGCATTTTTCATGAAATGGTAGATTTTCATAATGTCTGTCTTAAAGATGAAGAAATAAATTAGGTTTTCTTGTGACTGTGTATCGAGTGATGTTATACATATACAGAGAAATTCCAACAGCACGCTCTATTTGACACACTTTTTCGTGCCATTCTTATTATTGGTCCATTGTTTGAAAGATGAATTAATAATAGATATGTATTACTAGCTACGTATCATCGACACTTCACATTGAAGACGTGTCAGTGTCTATGcccgtgcttcatagattacGAGCATTTCTCATAGTTGTGATCAATGATAAAAAGGCACCTTGAGTATAAAAGGTCtatgtccgtgcttcatagattgtTACTAACTTGTACATAATCATGTGCTGCAAATATAGGATGATGTGGAGGCTGAAATGAGGAGACTAAAATTGGAGTTAAAGCAAACAATGGAAATGTATAGCACAGCTTGTAAAGAAGCACTCACAGCACAGCAGAAGGTATGAACTGTTAATCGATTAAAGAGAATAGGATCATTGATTATAAAAAAGcacaagattttttgttttttaacatGACATTATTGTGCATCATAGGCTGTAGAACTCCAAAGATGGAAATTAGAGGAAGAAAGGAGATTGGAAGAGGCAAGAATGGCTGAAGAAAATGCATTGGCTGTTGCAGAAAAGGAAAAGGCGAAATCAAAAGCAGCCATTGAGACTGCTGAAGCGCAAAAGAGGATTGCAGAACTTGAAGCACAAAAGAGAATTAGTGCAGAAATGAAAGCTCTAAGAGAAGcagaagagaaaagaaaagtagTTGATGCTTTGTCAAGCCAAGATGTGAGGTATAGAAGATATGCAATTGAAGAGATTGAAGCTGCAACGAATTTTTTCGCAGACTCTCTTAAGATTGGAGAAGGTGGTTATGGTCCAGTTTATAAATGTCTTCTAGACCATACACCTGTCGCAGTTAAAGTTCTTCGTCCTGATGCACAACAAGGAAGGTCGCAATTTCAACGAGAGGTAAGCGTGTAATAAAAACTCTGTGTGTTCTTTGTTTGCATTTTTCGTATCTGTTTACTTTTAAACCAAGGTTGATGTTCTAACTTCTAACACATCCTAACTTGCAATTTGAAATCATACTTGCATTGCAGGTTGAGGTATTGAGTTGCATAAGGCATCCAAACATGGTTCTTCTCCTAGGAGCCTGTCCGGAATACGGCTGCCTAGTTTACGAGCACATGGCGAATGGAAGTTTGGACGATTGTCTCTTTTGTAGAGGAAAAACTCCACCGCTACCTTGGCAGCTAAGGTTCAAAATTGCAGCTGAAATTGGAACAGGCTTACTCTTCCTCCACCAAACAAAACCTGAGCCACTAGTACATAGAGACCTTAAACCGGCAAACATCTTGCTCGACCGGAACTACGTCGCAAAGATAAGTGATGTTGGTTTGGCAAGACTAGTACCTCCATCAGTAGCAGACACTGTGACGCAATATCGAATGACGTCTGCTGCCGGAACATTCTGTTACATAGATCCTGAGTACCAACAGACAGGAATGTTGGGAGTGAAATCTGATATATACTCACTTGGGATAATATTCTTGCAAATTTTGACAGCACGACCGCCGATGGGATTGACACATCATGTTGGTAGAGCAATTGAGAAGGGAACATTTGATGAGATGTTGGATCCAAGAATAACAGATTGGCCAGTTGAAGAGGCTCTTGGATTTGCTAAGATGGCTATAAAATGTTCTGAGTTAAGGAGGAAAGATAGACCTGATCTTGGTAAAGAGGTTATGCCTGAACTTAATAGGTTAAGAGAACTTGCTGAAAGTAATGATAACCATTCTATGTTTAGTGGATTTACGAGTCCATCGACTCAGAGCCAAGTCTCTCTTCAGATGGTATGTTTCTTTCTCTACATATTCATTCTTGCATGACAATAGTTTCAATAACATTTATAGTTAATTAAGATAATATCGAAGTAACTTCGATGAGGACTTTTGAATTCTTTTTAATCGTATCTTTTCTTATTGAAACGTCCCTCAATGCTTATGCAAGACTCTAATTCTTGCTAGAGTGATATTTATTATAAACGTGTCTTTTAAAGTTTGATTTGGTGAAGTTAGAATATGCGTCGTCTGATCTTCAACTAACTGTTAAGATTCCTTGACTGTGCATTCTCCTAGGAAAACTGAACCCTCCTTCTAGACATGTGATCATGCAAATTAAGAATTACACATGTTTAAGTGAATGTCGAAGTTTGAAGAGTTACATACTTTGGTTTGATTGAGTTGAGGTTATGACACATTGAAAATAATGTTGTTGGCTGATACTTTTACAGGATGGGTCAGGTTCTCCACTTCCTTATTCTGGGGATAGCACAAGAAATACATCAAGCCCTCTTTGATAGGTCAAGACAAGATCCATCCAAGTATAAAGTGTAAATTACTTAGGTTAATGATATGTATCTATTGTAATGTATAACATGCCTTGATTACTCAATTGTGCATGTTATTTGTTTGCAAAAACAATATAGTCATAGTCTAAAAACGTCAAGTTACATCGAGTCCCTTGGGACAGGGACTCGCTGCTTGTATATTTGGGATTGAATCCCAACCTTGTATTATTGCAATGTGAATTGTCACAAAAAGAACACATTATAGTTCTCtccgtttatatttttttagatagaTTTGTGATAGTATTAAAGTTATAAAAAAGACATTTGCAAGAACATAAGACACCATTTCAAGAAGATTGGTTAGTCAATTTTAGTCCTCTCAATATTTTGTTGCCAATaatctcttatttatttttgatttagTTCACTTAAGCAGTGGTTTAGTTCACTTAACACATTGTAAGAAATCATCTATGAACTACCATAAGCTAACTTTCAACACATTGTaagaaatcaaaataataaactttaaaataaactttCAGCTTactgaaaaaatgaaaagtggAAGGAAAAACAGAAGAAAAGTACAAATCAAAAAGTAAGATGATTTATCTAATGttgtgattttgtgattttgcTGTGAGTAGCTTATccttacaaatataaattaaggCTAAAAGAATATCAACCCTTTGGCCAAACAAAATATCAGCTTTCAGGGCTTAATAAATTAAGTCAACATTCGGTACAATAAAGGGACAATtatactgtcaaaaaaaaaaggggacAATTATACTTCTATCAAATAAATCGTATTGGCCAGCCTATATACACAAAATTGATGAACAACTACTGGTATACATTTGGATCCATCGAAGAATCTTCATTTGACTCTAAAAAAATCTTCCCTGACTCATCTGGGAATGGGAGTTGCAACTCTTGGTCGCATAATCGTCGAACTTACGTAATTGCTTATTGCATAAGTTAATGTTAATCAGGTGAAAACTCTGCAGCATTCATGCTAAGTACCCAGGTCAAAATCTTAGAAAACTTCAATagcttcatcatcttcaactttAGCTTTGCCTTTGGGCCGACCAACACTTCTCACATTATTACCTGATAAAAGTTCAAGGGCCTTTTCCAAGGTGATTTCATTTGGCTTCGTATTCTGTATACCAATTTAAAGTGGGGAAAAGTCAAGGAACATACCCGGTTAAAACTGGTGTGTAACTAACTAAATTAGAGCACATACAACTTTCCAAAACAAACATTTGTAGCAATATGTAGTGGACATGAGTGTTAAGCTATatcaaaataagtaaaataatatattatcatatgGAAGAGCTAATCAAATCTGATCTACTGAGTTGCTCAATGATTCTATGGTTGAACTACAGTTTAGCTCTGACATTACAGTTGATCAAATTGATTCAGACGGACAATTTTCTTCAGTCAATTTTGTCAGAATTGGGAATTGTTTATAAACGTGCCCTCATACTCACCATCAAAATGTATCAGTTGAAAGAAAAACACAGGCACATCAAGCAAGCTGGTCTGACCTTACTTGCTCATGCTAACCTACCTCAAAAATAAGATATGCTTTTCTTAATTACGCTTCACTGTAATTTCTCCTCTTTAAACAActcccaaattataaatttctGAAAACATTGGTTGTGCATGTTATCCCTATACCAGCCCATATAACTCACAAATTATCTTGTCCCCAAATTATTAATTTCTGAAAATATTTGGTTGTGTTATCCCTATCTCGGACAATATAACTCTTCAcaagtttatatattttcttttcttagcACTAATGTTTTTACTTACATTCTAATTTAGCTTATAAAGCCTCTTGCAGTTGTTGCAATTGCAAAGACATGAAGGAAATAAaatcttaataaaaaataataaactataattaTACCTTAGGAACAAGAGCAATTTTGGGTCGATATCTAATAGAATAGCCATCCTTTGCAACCTTTAATATGACAGGATGTCCATCCTTAGGATGCTTACCCTAATCCAGAAGAGAACATTTACAAAGTTAGCAATAACTAAAGAACACAATACaaggagaaagagagagagagagagagagagagagagagagagagagagagaggatttATTGACTTCAGTGTGCAATAATTATACTAATCATTAACATCTTGCAAGctgaatatttattaaaaaaaaattaaaaaaaatccttcatttgattgaaagtttgCCTTCCACTTATcatgttcataaaatattattactacACCAAGATTGTCTTACACAGCACAACCATATATATAAAACTCAACTGTTCATCATAAAGTCAGTTGTCAAAAATTGACATGCAAAATCAACAAGACAACTAGCTCAACTAGAATTGGGAAACATACCAATGTCAATGGATATTGTAGCAACACAAGTGCGTCTTCGAGGGTGATAGAGTCCACATCCTTTACCTGAAACAACCCAAATTCTGAGACCTTTTCTTTTATTGGAAGATATAATAATAGGCCAGACTTGCACAATTAGCTCGTAAACCCATGATCCATGAAAAACATAGAAGTGTCAACCCGACCAGTAGTTGCACAAAAGCATGCACAGCAAACATACTCTCAAGTCAAATTCAAAAGGCAGAGAGAAAACTTCaagcaaaattgaaataatagCCACATTATTCAACATGGTCATTGAATATAACTCTACCAATTTAATTTCAACAATCAAGATCAACAAAAGAGAATTTTAGACAAAAATGATAGTCCCTGCCCCTTgaataaaaacaatttcaaGTTTACTATCAAGTTGCATTCAGCAGACTGCATTACCATTTTCTAAAGTCTTAATATTCATATTACTTGTTTTATCAAATAAGAAGACTATATACTTGCATCCCAAGTAATTTGTACCTAAATGGCCTTTCTAATTTCCAAGTCTTACAAATTCCTTCGTTCAAGAAAATGTAAACTTCTTGTAATACTATTAGAATACTGCACAATATTTATAGCCAAATTGGAGAGAAAAACTTCTTTGTGCCATTGATACAAACTATTATGACATACCTCACATTAATGCcctaaaaaattaaactaaactgTCTTGAAGAGTTGAAAATTCTAGTATGACATACATGAGGAACAGAGGCTCTTTTAGGTGTGTATCCCTTCCTGTCTTCTCCAAGCTGAACATAGATTCCATAAGGACCACTTTTCAGAAGAATCTGAGGGAAAAGAAATGCCAATTATACAAATATTTAGCAGTTCAAACAAGTCAAATTACACCAGTTCATTAAAACGTACAACAGACCCGAGGTTAAGCAAACCTTTTCATTTGAACCACTATTAAAACCTAGGAGTTTTGGTTCCTCTATCGTAGTGTTTTGCTGAGGTGTAtcttcctcatcatcatcatcactgctATATAATGTTTTAGCAATATACCTGTTTTCAGCAATCACAAGTACCACTCATAAATTTGTAATTTCCAAGAATAAAGTGTTTCACAAGGCAAAAATACAGTAATGAGGACAAGAAAAATAGAAGTCTGAAAATTTATACAAGACCCCATATGAGTTATGCATATCCTCAATTTCAAGAGACCATATACTATTACAGTTTTAGGAGTAATTGAGTATACTAAATGCATGCTTTGAATCACCAAAAAATATCAACGCATTAGCATAAAATCAATCAGTTCAAAAAACAGAGGCTTCGCTTAAAAAAacagtactccctccgttccttaTTATAAGAGCCTCCCAACAAAAATTATGggtattaagaaaagtagttctagtaataaatttgtcaaaaagtTGTGGTACTTACATATTTATCCCTATAATTATTGATATCATTAGAAACATAATATGTGTTTTCCGATGGTATTTTAAATAGtggtatttttttaac from Trifolium pratense cultivar HEN17-A07 linkage group LG1, ARS_RC_1.1, whole genome shotgun sequence includes these protein-coding regions:
- the LOC123905657 gene encoding U-box domain-containing protein 35-like; translated protein: MWLQKNQWDKKDGVNGIVAVAIDTDKGSQNALKWAIDHLITKGSTIVLIHVKVKPTSSSNSTPRAGIVEQCTIVPKDPDEFTKEIFRPYRVFCARKDIHCKDIVLEHGDVSKALIEYTSQSAIEHLVIGSSNKNGFLKRFKVVDIPGTVSKGAPDFCTVYIVGKGKIQSMRSASRPAPAFSPLQTQLSKSSSRSDRSETRMPIAAKVPERRSFEGPPRRSQDGADSFRSPFTRRRPNDKSYGELPMPDSDISFVSSGRPSTDRLFPSIYNHNYNSESSFSNPRLSYSSDTDGNYSFESINYGRRSIDIGTPDFSTFSNDSDGLSSSTSNMDDVEAEMRRLKLELKQTMEMYSTACKEALTAQQKAVELQRWKLEEERRLEEARMAEENALAVAEKEKAKSKAAIETAEAQKRIAELEAQKRISAEMKALREAEEKRKVVDALSSQDVRYRRYAIEEIEAATNFFADSLKIGEGGYGPVYKCLLDHTPVAVKVLRPDAQQGRSQFQREVEVLSCIRHPNMVLLLGACPEYGCLVYEHMANGSLDDCLFCRGKTPPLPWQLRFKIAAEIGTGLLFLHQTKPEPLVHRDLKPANILLDRNYVAKISDVGLARLVPPSVADTVTQYRMTSAAGTFCYIDPEYQQTGMLGVKSDIYSLGIIFLQILTARPPMGLTHHVGRAIEKGTFDEMLDPRITDWPVEEALGFAKMAIKCSELRRKDRPDLGKEVMPELNRLRELAESNDNHSMFSGFTSPSTQSQVSLQMDGSGSPLPYSGDSTRNTSSPL